The Gemmatimonadota bacterium sequence TTCGGGCGACCGACCACTGCCACCTTGATCCGCTCCTCATCCTCGGCCGCGTCGCCTTCGGGAAAGAGCGCTACCAGGGCATCCAGGAGGTCGCCACTCCCCTTCCCCGTGCCGGCCGAGACGGCGTAGGGCTCGCCGAGGCCGAGGGAGTAGAAGGGGAGGCGATCGTCGCGACTGGCGATCTCGTCGATCTTGTTGACGGCGAGAATCACCGGGCGGCCGGAGGTGCGCAGCTTCCGGGCAATCTCTTCGTCGATGGGATTGACGCCATCCTTGCTGTCGACGAGCAGCAGCACCACATCGGCCTGCTCGACCGCGCGCTCGACCTGGGCGCGGATCGCCTTGTCCATCGTTTCATCGGAGTCGAACACGAGACCGCCGGTGTCGACGACCCAGAAGTCGCGGCCGATCCAGTTGGCCTCGCCGAAGTGACGATCGCGCGTGGTACCGGCACGATCGGAGACGATGGCCGCGCGGCCGCCGCAGAGACGATTGAAGAGGGTGGACTTCCCGACATTGGGTCGCCCCACAAGTGCAACAGTAGGACGACTCATGCGGCGAGTGGCTCCATCAAGGCATCAACAAAGGTTTTCGAGATGCGCACCGGCATCGGCACATCGGCCGAGAGGGCGGCAACACTTAGCGAATCGATAAACAGTCCATCGTCATTCACGCACTCGCCCGGGAGGAGCGCGAGGTCGAAGCCGGTGAGTCCCTGCAGGGCGTCGCGCATCGCGTGCCCGGGGAGGAGACCGGCAGTAGTCACGCGCGGGCCGAAGAGGTCGTTCTCGACCTGCAGCAGCTCGAAGGTGGCGCCGGTCGCTTCGGCGAGGGGCTCGAGCACCATCGGCATCAATGGCCCCATCGAGGTGCCGGTTACCACGGCGATGCGGCGCCCGGCCCAGCCGCGGAGATCGGGCGCCCCTTCGCGCACCTGCTCCTGCAGCCAGCGGACCGACCCGACGCCGTTCTCGACCTGGTCGAACGAGCCGTAGAGCTCGGCCGGCGGCAGCTCGACGCCGGCGCGCAGGTAGAGCTCGTCGGCACCGTAGGCCCACGGCTCACCCCGGTCGGCCAGGGCGCGAGCGGCGGCCTCCTCGACTGCGGCGACGGCACGCTTGCACTCAACGTCGTCCGGTTCGCGAATGAGGTGATGCTTCGAGAACTCGGTGAGGCCGACCGGGACCACCGAGACGGAGAGCACGTCGGGTCCGAAATCGTAGAGGTCACGCAACGTCTGGCGGAGGACCTCGCCATCGTTGATACC is a genomic window containing:
- a CDS encoding DUF512 domain-containing protein — encoded protein: MAYASYGVAAMIKVTSVLDDSIGEAIGLIPGTELISVGGRELEDFLDWEFLTADEEFSLVYRLPGDASEYEVDVERPVEEPMGVAVEPPRIRRCANRCDFCFVEGNPDGLRDVLSIRDDDYRLSFRYGNFATLTNLKQHDTDRIIEYRLSPLYVSVHATDPVVRRWVLRNPQAAEIIPQLRHFADHGIQFHTQIVMAPGINDGEVLRQTLRDLYDFGPDVLSVSVVPVGLTEFSKHHLIREPDDVECKRAVAAVEEAAARALADRGEPWAYGADELYLRAGVELPPAELYGSFDQVENGVGSVRWLQEQVREGAPDLRGWAGRRIAVVTGTSMGPLMPMVLEPLAEATGATFELLQVENDLFGPRVTTAGLLPGHAMRDALQGLTGFDLALLPGECVNDDGLFIDSLSVAALSADVPMPVRISKTFVDALMEPLAA